The following proteins are encoded in a genomic region of Gimesia algae:
- a CDS encoding PSD1 and planctomycete cytochrome C domain-containing protein, with protein sequence MKQFIRITSLVLLLIGLSRFSNSAEKANETAAAVPRFTSEQLEFFEKSIRPLLSEHCYECHSSQAKRLEGGLRLDARSLLLKGGDSGPAAELKQPHDSLLLQAVRYESYEMPPDTRLQPEQIAALSRWVEMGLPWPDEKTPATSAAAKVFDLQKRKQEHWAWQPVKDLKPPTVQQKNWSAHPVDQFILAQLEEKQLHPSQPADKRTVLRRLSFDLTGLPPTPEQIHNYLADSSPNATEKVVDRLLASPRFGERWARHWLDLMRYAESRGHEFDNDAPNAHQYRDYVIRAFNADLPYDQFVTEHIAGDLLEQPRLNPESQFDESVLATAFWYLGEWVHSPVDIRKDETDRFDNAIDVMTKSFLGLTVSCARCHDHKFDAISTKDYYALYGYLQSSNYHQVRFESKAHNQKIAKQVEQLDQRQQELLKAKIKPAFSEGIQNFSKYYWEAKALAEKDPAEKTATLEAELQQQAVQGTLSPQILKSWVRFLKSNPDQGQLMSVRFMLDSGNESTLTPPSPLAKNQSDKTDQRAIIDYSQSAPEEFITDGFIFGMAPRSQGTLVLDSSGTLPVLLAQTEGAARRDPLWNDLVDTKSPQLNQKNKLRSYPRAGRTLRTPTFEVQGAVNYRVKGDCWVYACVDSHRLLFGPLHGSTLKKVQASPHGKPVWITHDLSRYKGHRVHLEFTPIDQSPLEVYQVRQGASFPEPDLTTVSLAGPQVPLDLETAFDEFVSGKSDPTSQSVALVNWVLTHPDLFSEPQSPARQDLKAGIDDWQQQRNALKKSVRTASQTAMAIMDGSAENDHVLIRGSHQNTGPLVERRFLEALGGAAPGSKAGSGRLELAAAINDPANPLTHRVIINRIWAHLFGRGIVPSVDNFGVLGERPSHPELLDFLALKFVKEGRSLKQMIKYLVLTQTYQQSSSTTQDIADIDPDNILLYKMPLKRLEGEAIRDALLQISGRLNKTLYGPSIPVHLTKFMDGRGKPPVNGPLDGAGRRSIYIQVRRNFLSPMMLAYDTPSPFSTMGRRNVSNVPAQALIMMNDPFVLQQAELWGKRVLTQSGLQTTEDRIRWMYESALGRLPTTKELQTAQEFIEQQAKVNPSDSDQARIWSELGHVIFNLKEFIYIF encoded by the coding sequence ATGAAGCAGTTTATTCGTATCACATCTCTGGTTTTACTCTTGATCGGTTTGAGTCGTTTTTCGAACTCTGCGGAAAAAGCAAACGAAACAGCGGCTGCAGTCCCCCGCTTTACGAGTGAACAACTCGAATTTTTTGAAAAATCGATTCGCCCTTTACTCTCCGAACATTGTTACGAATGCCACAGCAGCCAGGCCAAACGTCTGGAAGGTGGTTTGAGACTGGATGCCCGTTCGCTGCTGTTGAAGGGAGGCGACTCAGGACCGGCGGCGGAACTGAAACAACCACACGACAGTCTGTTGCTGCAGGCGGTCCGCTATGAATCGTATGAAATGCCACCCGATACACGACTGCAGCCCGAGCAGATCGCGGCGTTATCCCGCTGGGTTGAAATGGGACTTCCCTGGCCTGACGAAAAAACGCCCGCCACGTCTGCAGCGGCGAAAGTATTCGATCTGCAAAAACGCAAACAGGAACACTGGGCCTGGCAGCCTGTGAAGGATCTGAAACCTCCCACAGTCCAACAGAAAAACTGGTCGGCGCATCCCGTCGATCAATTCATCCTGGCGCAACTGGAAGAAAAGCAGCTGCACCCGAGTCAGCCAGCAGACAAAAGAACGGTTCTCCGTCGTCTCTCTTTCGATCTGACTGGACTGCCTCCCACTCCCGAGCAGATTCACAATTACCTTGCGGATTCGTCTCCGAATGCGACGGAGAAAGTCGTCGACCGGTTACTGGCTTCTCCCCGGTTTGGCGAACGCTGGGCACGACACTGGCTCGACCTGATGCGTTATGCAGAATCCCGAGGTCACGAGTTCGATAACGATGCCCCCAATGCCCATCAGTATCGAGACTATGTCATTCGCGCCTTCAACGCTGACCTGCCCTATGATCAGTTTGTCACAGAACACATTGCCGGCGATCTCCTTGAGCAGCCTCGTCTCAATCCTGAATCACAGTTTGATGAATCCGTGCTGGCCACTGCTTTCTGGTACCTCGGTGAATGGGTGCACTCGCCTGTCGATATTCGCAAAGACGAAACAGACCGCTTCGATAACGCGATTGACGTGATGACCAAATCGTTTCTGGGCTTGACGGTTTCGTGTGCCCGATGCCACGATCATAAATTCGATGCGATCTCCACAAAAGATTACTACGCTCTGTACGGTTATCTCCAAAGCAGTAATTACCACCAGGTCAGATTCGAATCAAAGGCACACAATCAGAAAATTGCGAAACAGGTTGAACAACTCGATCAACGGCAACAGGAACTTCTCAAAGCAAAAATCAAACCGGCCTTCAGCGAAGGCATTCAAAACTTCTCGAAATACTACTGGGAAGCCAAAGCGCTGGCAGAGAAAGATCCTGCAGAAAAAACAGCCACCCTGGAAGCGGAACTGCAACAGCAGGCGGTTCAGGGAACACTCTCGCCTCAAATTCTGAAAAGCTGGGTCCGCTTTCTAAAATCAAACCCGGATCAGGGTCAGCTGATGTCAGTCCGTTTTATGCTGGACTCAGGCAATGAGTCAACATTGACGCCCCCTTCACCGTTAGCAAAAAATCAATCCGACAAAACAGATCAACGCGCCATCATCGATTATTCGCAGTCTGCTCCTGAAGAATTCATTACGGATGGATTTATCTTTGGCATGGCACCTCGCTCGCAAGGAACGCTGGTCCTGGATTCGTCTGGTACGCTTCCGGTGCTACTTGCACAAACCGAAGGTGCCGCCCGGCGTGATCCACTCTGGAACGATCTGGTTGACACGAAATCGCCTCAACTGAACCAGAAAAACAAACTGCGGTCCTACCCCCGCGCCGGTAGAACACTCCGTACTCCCACATTCGAAGTCCAGGGAGCAGTCAATTATCGCGTGAAAGGAGACTGCTGGGTTTACGCCTGCGTCGATTCCCATCGACTGCTGTTTGGTCCTTTGCATGGTTCCACACTCAAAAAAGTGCAAGCCAGCCCCCATGGCAAGCCGGTCTGGATCACGCACGATCTGTCCCGCTACAAAGGACATCGCGTCCATCTCGAATTCACTCCCATCGATCAGTCCCCCCTGGAAGTGTATCAGGTCAGACAGGGAGCGTCTTTTCCTGAACCTGACCTGACGACTGTGAGTCTAGCGGGACCCCAGGTGCCGCTAGACTTGGAAACCGCTTTTGACGAATTTGTTTCCGGTAAGTCTGATCCAACATCTCAGTCAGTGGCTCTGGTCAACTGGGTGCTGACACATCCTGATCTGTTCTCTGAACCTCAAAGTCCGGCACGACAAGATCTCAAAGCAGGAATCGATGACTGGCAGCAGCAGCGGAATGCGTTGAAAAAGTCGGTCCGGACCGCATCCCAGACCGCGATGGCAATCATGGATGGCAGCGCCGAAAATGATCATGTCCTGATTCGAGGCAGCCATCAGAATACAGGTCCCCTGGTGGAACGTCGTTTCCTTGAAGCGCTGGGGGGCGCTGCACCCGGGAGCAAAGCAGGCAGCGGTCGCCTGGAACTGGCTGCAGCAATCAATGACCCTGCGAATCCATTAACGCATCGTGTGATCATAAATCGGATCTGGGCTCATCTGTTCGGTCGTGGCATCGTGCCCAGTGTTGATAATTTCGGCGTGCTAGGCGAACGTCCTTCGCATCCTGAACTCCTCGATTTCCTGGCGTTGAAGTTTGTTAAAGAGGGTCGCTCTCTTAAACAGATGATTAAATATCTGGTGCTGACTCAGACCTATCAGCAGTCAAGCAGTACCACTCAGGATATCGCAGACATTGATCCCGATAACATTTTGCTTTATAAAATGCCTTTAAAACGCCTGGAAGGGGAAGCGATCCGAGATGCGCTGCTGCAGATTTCGGGACGTCTTAACAAAACCCTGTATGGACCTTCGATCCCCGTTCATCTGACAAAATTCATGGATGGCCGAGGCAAACCTCCCGTCAACGGTCCTCTGGATGGCGCAGGCAGACGATCCATTTATATTCAGGTCCGCCGTAATTTTCTCTCACCCATGATGCTGGCTTACGATACCCCCAGCCCTTTCAGCACGATGGGCCGCCGCAATGTTTCTAATGTTCCCGCACAGGCGCTGATCATGATGAATGATCCGTTTGTACTTCAGCAGGCGGAACTATGGGGTAAGCGTGTTTTAACCCAATCCGGTTTGCAGACCACTGAGGACCGGATTCGCTGGATGTATGAATCAGCATTAGGCCGACTCCCCACGACGAAAGAACTGCAAACTGCGCAAGAATTTATTGAACAGCAGGCGAAAGTTAATCCTTCCGATTCAGATCAAGCGAGAATCTGGTCTGAACTGGGCCATGTGATCTTCAATCTCAAAGAGTTTATCTACATTTTTTAG
- a CDS encoding DUF1501 domain-containing protein, with amino-acid sequence MHCGKFRQQYTRREILKQCANGFGAAALTALLQDRTFASEATGKTHFPPKAKNVIFLYMDGGPSQVDTFDPKPMLSKFNGKSPGDFFKVEATQFDNVGKVLESPWKFKPYGESGIPISDLFPHIGTCIDDMAVIRSVVSQFPEHTFANYFLHTGSGLQGRPSMGAWVNYGLGSECQDLPGFVVINGGLIPPGGLDCFNSGFLPASYQGSVFKPGGSGIANVERQEKSSQTQIQKLKLMQQLDLLKQQQTGVHDEIESAISNYELAYKMQMAIPDLMTFNSESKATLDLYGFNSEYEPTRTYGAECLLARRLVERGVRFVELTCPNVKGDRWDQHSNLKRDHENNARAVDQPIAGLLKDLKQRGLLDSTLVIWGGEFGRTPFAQGKNGRDHNPFGFTMWMAGGGVKGGMTYGATDDWGYKVVENRVEIHDIHATMLHLLGLEHTRSTFRFGGRDMRLTDVHGHVIHDVIA; translated from the coding sequence ATGCACTGTGGAAAGTTTCGACAGCAATATACGCGAAGAGAAATTCTCAAGCAGTGCGCGAACGGTTTCGGTGCAGCCGCGCTCACTGCCCTGCTGCAGGATCGCACCTTCGCCAGTGAAGCGACTGGAAAAACACACTTCCCACCTAAAGCAAAAAATGTAATCTTCCTGTATATGGATGGCGGCCCTTCGCAAGTCGACACCTTCGATCCCAAACCGATGCTGTCGAAATTTAATGGCAAAAGTCCCGGCGATTTTTTTAAAGTCGAAGCCACTCAGTTTGACAACGTCGGCAAAGTGCTGGAAAGTCCCTGGAAGTTCAAACCGTACGGTGAGAGTGGCATCCCGATCAGCGATCTCTTCCCTCACATTGGTACGTGCATTGATGACATGGCCGTCATTCGCTCTGTCGTCTCACAATTTCCCGAACATACATTTGCCAATTACTTCCTGCATACAGGCAGCGGCCTGCAGGGACGCCCCAGCATGGGGGCCTGGGTAAATTATGGACTCGGCAGTGAATGCCAGGACCTGCCCGGCTTTGTCGTGATCAATGGCGGTCTGATCCCTCCAGGGGGACTTGACTGCTTTAACAGTGGTTTTCTCCCCGCCAGCTATCAGGGCTCTGTCTTCAAACCGGGAGGCAGTGGCATTGCCAATGTGGAGCGACAGGAAAAATCCAGCCAAACCCAGATCCAGAAGCTTAAATTGATGCAGCAGCTGGATTTGCTCAAACAACAGCAGACCGGCGTCCATGATGAAATAGAATCCGCGATTTCGAATTATGAACTCGCTTATAAAATGCAGATGGCTATCCCCGACCTGATGACGTTTAACAGTGAAAGCAAAGCAACACTGGACCTGTATGGATTCAATTCCGAGTATGAGCCCACCCGTACTTATGGTGCGGAATGCCTGCTGGCGCGAAGACTGGTCGAACGCGGAGTCCGCTTCGTGGAACTGACGTGCCCGAATGTCAAAGGGGACCGTTGGGATCAGCACAGTAATCTGAAACGGGATCATGAAAATAATGCCCGCGCCGTCGATCAACCGATCGCCGGACTGCTGAAAGACCTGAAGCAGCGAGGACTGCTGGATTCAACACTGGTCATCTGGGGAGGCGAGTTCGGTAGAACTCCTTTCGCGCAAGGTAAGAACGGGCGGGATCATAATCCGTTCGGCTTTACCATGTGGATGGCCGGTGGTGGCGTCAAAGGGGGCATGACCTACGGAGCCACCGATGACTGGGGCTACAAAGTCGTCGAAAATCGTGTCGAAATTCATGACATTCATGCAACCATGCTGCACCTGCTGGGACTGGAACATACCAGATCTACGTTCCGTTTTGGAGGACGTGACATGCGACTGACTGACGTGCATGGTCATGTGATCCATGACGTCATCGCTTGA
- a CDS encoding PQQ-like beta-propeller repeat protein, producing the protein MVKRWQVLCCVFSIYVILSTGPLRAGDWPAFRGPLGNGISQETKVPLKWDAKENILWKAPLPASGNSSPIVSNGNVFVTCAENEGRKRSLYCFDRTSGKQLWVRTVNYDKAMQTHKTNNYCGSTPAADGKRVVVWHSSAGLYCYDFAGKELWHRNLGEFEHIWGYGASPVLHAGKIFLHCGPGKRVFMTALDLESGKTLWETDEPVAGDGQFNEQRKYMGSWSTPVIAKVNGRELIICSMSLRVNAYDPASGKIIWNCAGLHGKKGDLAYTSPVLANEICVAMGGFNGPAIGFRMQGSGEITGSQRLWQKEPNPQRISTGIFTKGHLFMANAGPNLFQCLNPATGEIVWQERSGGAACWGSMVLANEHLYVTDQNGTTHVFKPSTAGLEKVAENPLKERSNSTPAFSDGQVFIRTFQHLYCIGQ; encoded by the coding sequence ATGGTAAAACGCTGGCAAGTTCTCTGTTGTGTGTTCTCGATTTATGTGATCCTCTCTACAGGGCCGCTCCGCGCGGGAGACTGGCCCGCCTTTCGAGGACCACTGGGGAATGGCATCTCACAGGAAACCAAAGTCCCTCTCAAATGGGATGCGAAAGAAAATATTCTCTGGAAAGCACCGCTGCCTGCTTCCGGAAACAGCAGCCCCATCGTTTCGAACGGCAACGTCTTTGTCACCTGTGCTGAAAACGAGGGACGCAAACGCAGCCTGTACTGTTTCGACAGAACCAGCGGCAAGCAGCTCTGGGTTCGCACGGTGAACTATGACAAAGCGATGCAGACCCATAAGACCAATAACTATTGTGGTTCGACTCCTGCCGCTGACGGGAAGCGGGTTGTCGTCTGGCATTCTTCAGCCGGTTTATACTGTTATGACTTTGCAGGAAAAGAACTCTGGCATCGCAACCTGGGTGAATTTGAACATATCTGGGGCTACGGTGCTTCTCCTGTACTGCATGCAGGCAAGATTTTTCTGCATTGCGGACCGGGCAAACGGGTTTTCATGACCGCCCTTGATCTGGAAAGCGGAAAAACGCTCTGGGAAACCGATGAGCCGGTCGCCGGCGATGGTCAATTTAATGAGCAGCGGAAGTATATGGGATCCTGGAGTACTCCGGTCATCGCGAAAGTAAACGGCCGCGAACTGATCATCTGCAGTATGTCATTGCGCGTGAATGCCTATGATCCCGCATCCGGTAAAATTATCTGGAATTGTGCGGGGCTGCACGGAAAAAAAGGGGATCTCGCCTATACATCCCCCGTGCTGGCAAATGAGATTTGTGTGGCCATGGGGGGATTTAATGGTCCCGCGATCGGCTTCCGGATGCAAGGCAGCGGGGAGATTACAGGCTCTCAGCGATTATGGCAGAAAGAGCCAAATCCACAACGGATTTCAACCGGGATCTTTACGAAGGGGCATCTCTTCATGGCCAACGCCGGCCCGAATCTGTTTCAATGCCTGAATCCTGCTACAGGGGAAATCGTCTGGCAGGAGCGTTCCGGTGGAGCCGCCTGCTGGGGTTCCATGGTTTTAGCCAACGAGCATCTGTATGTCACGGACCAGAATGGAACGACTCACGTTTTCAAGCCGAGCACTGCCGGGCTGGAAAAAGTTGCTGAGAATCCGTTGAAGGAACGCAGCAATTCCACGCCCGCGTTTTCTGACGGGCAGGTTTTTATCAGAACGTTTCAGCATCTTTACTGCATCGGCCAGTAA